A genomic segment from Vespula pensylvanica isolate Volc-1 chromosome 25, ASM1446617v1, whole genome shotgun sequence encodes:
- the LOC122637244 gene encoding rab GTPase-activating protein 1 isoform X4, translated as MNILNAEQSLNLGIKISVSVPSSSQGSVVLYDAATQQPIAHYEVQRILFYARGESSGLCAACFAFTWSHGDTLESAIYQCHVFRCNIPEAVGQVSACFSKAFHRIPRSMTNSLTGSDFNNYNSGGEKVNSRVFIFEVTMEVKEEDGKGGFSTVPKDRNCFKFRSNIAKQVCLSIQQVSSKEGGITLEVERCFGVLVSPGRNVKHSDMRLLEMQVSTGPIIQDRCYNICGQWDPADPALETLNIDTPREGKIFMTVAVDLVIRGIREPVRFVIETPVKVFPQNERFWYFNKRNLVQQFYLNSKEIISGDGSEVHYEVQSIETSGELDRNRLNLALNLASLIRSPSLTSIDTLTPKEEIDSDGDEPMLSGTGEVSKDCSAGELASWGEVLDSWQINEQRPKLLIKLTKQGIPEALRGEVWQRLSNCDNSQEMMDKYRTLITKESSCESVILRDINRTFPAHDFFKETGGLGQDSLYRISKAYAVYDEEVGYCQGLSFLVASLLLHMPEEQAFCVLVKLMYDYGLRDLYKDRFDNLHMRFYQLNRLIEDQLPELYKHFCDRGVETHMFAAQWFLTLFTARFPLYLVFHILDVFLLQGLDTLFQVALALLMLCKKELLQLDFESILKYFRVHLPKRCRNEEISRYVMKLACSVTLKKLKKYEAEFMTLKEAQENADEYSNEVEQLRGTVARNEEEKQRLEAELAQVKEMLQREVTRADAESRRSNIIIAEYKQICQRLEDDYNAAKATLSELRSKVSRCDKCRTCIMDSSSILADIAHPLENRIDPMLHRVQERVRELELELAQTKLAHVEAECRNQDLTHQLHATASELQAARNSWPWLSKTLSSIKEAANKRDVIGPSSLRDLRRESTPGDDVHHHIISSRSRDSRDSLKEMV; from the exons atgaatattttaaatgccGAACAATCTCTTAACCTGGGTATTAAAATTTCAGTCTCTGTACCAAGTAGTTCCCAAGGTTCTGTTGT TTTATACGATGCTGCCACTCAGCAACCAATTGCCCATTATGAAGTacaacgaattttattttacgcgCGCGGAGAAAGTTCTGGACTATGCGCTGCATGTTTCGCTTTCACATGGTCCCATGGAGATACTTTGGAATCTGCCATTTATCAATGTCATGTTTTTCGATGTAATATACCAGAAGCA GTTGGACAAGTGTCAGCTTGTTTCTCCAAAGCTTTTCACAGAATACCACGATCAATGACAAATTCTTTGACAGGGAGTgactttaataattataattcagGCGGTGAAAAGGTTAATTCTcgtgtatttatttttgaagttACCATGGAAGTTAAGGAGGAAGATGGAAAAGGTGGGTTTAGTACTGTTCCTAAGGACAGAAATTGTTTCAAATTTCGGAGTAATATAGCAAAGCAAGTTTGTTTGAGTATTCAACAAGTTTCCAGTAAGGAAGGAGGTATTACTCTTGAGGTTGAAAGATGTTTTGGTGTTCTTGTTAGCCCAGGACGTAATGTGAAACATAGTGATATGCGATTACTTGAAATG CAAGTTAGTACTGGTCCAATAATCCAGGATCGATGTTACAATATATGTGGTCAGTGGGATCCAGCTGATCCAGCTTTGGAAACTCTTAACATAGATACACCTAGAGAGGGCAAAATATTTATGACAGTAGCAGTTGATTTAGTTATACGAGGTATTAGGGAACCTGTCAGATTCGTAATCGAAACTCCTGTTAAAGTATTTCCACAAAATGAGAGATTTTGGTActttaataagagaaatttaGTACAACAATTTTATCTTAACTCCAAAGAG ATAATATCTGGCGATGGAAGTGAAGTTCATTACGAGGTGCAAAGTATAGAAACATCAGGAGAATTAGACAGAAATAGATTAAATCTTGCTCTTAATTTAGCTTCCTTAATCAGATCGCCTTCTTTGACTAGCATCGACACTTTAACCCCTAAGGAGGAAATAGATTCAg ATGGAGATGAGCCAATGTTAAGCGGGACAGGAGAGGTATCGAAAGATTGTTCTGCAGGTGAATTGGCAAGTTGGGGAGAAGTTTTAGACAGTTGGCAAATTAATGAGCAACGTCCGAAGCTTCTAATAAAACTCACAAAACAAGGAATTCCTGAAGCATTGCGCGGTGAAGTATGGCAACGTTTAAGTAATTGTGACAATTCCCAGGAAATGATGGACAAGTATAGAACACTGATTACTAAG GAAAGTAGCTGTGAAAGTGTTATATTGAGGGACATCAACAGAACATTTCCAGCACATGACTTCTTCAAAGAAACCGGTGGTTTAGGCCAAGATTCTTTGTACAGAATAAGTAAAGCTTATGCAGTATATGATGAAGAAGTTGGATATTGTCAGGGTTTAAGTTTTTTAGTTGCTAGCTTATTGTTACAC ATGCCGGAAGAACAAGCCTTTTGTGTTCTGGTAAAATTAATGTACGATTATGGTTTGCGAGATTTATACAAAGACAGATTTGATAATCTTCACATGAGATTTTATCAATTGAATCGTTTAATAGAG GATCAACTTCCCGAACTTTACAAACATTTCTGCGATCGTGGTGTTGAAACACATATGTTTGCAGCACAATGGTTTTTGACTCTATTTACAGCTAGATTTCCATTGTACCTTGTATTCCACATTCTAGATGTTTTCCTCTTACAAGGACTCGACACTCTCTTCCAAGTAGCTCTCGCATTGTTAATG TTATGCAAAAAGGAGTTATTACAACTGGATTTTGAAAGCATTTTAAAGTACTTTAGAGTGCACTTACCTAAACGCTgcagaaatgaagaaatatcaCGTTATGTAATGAAACTGGCCTGTTCCGTTACATtgaagaaattgaagaaatacGAAGCAGAATTCATGACACTAAAag AGGCTCAAGAAAATGCAGATGAATACAGTAATGAGGTGGAACAATTAAGAGGTACAGTTGCaagaaacgaggaagaaaagcaGAGATTGGAAGCAGAGCTTGCTCAAGTTAAAGAAATGCTGCAGCGTGAGGTAACAAGAGCAGATGCAGAGAGCCGTagaagtaatattattattgctgaGTATAAACAG ATTTGTCAACGTTTGGAAGATGACTATAATGCTGCAAAAGCAACTTTAAGTGAATTACGG TCTAAGGTATCAAGGTGTGACAAATGTAGAACATGCATAATGGATTCATCTAGTATATTAGCAGATATAGCACATCCTTTAGAAAATCGAATTGACCCTATGTTGCATAGAGTacaagaaagagtaagagaattagaattagaattggCACAGACAAAATTAGCACATGTGGAAGCAGAATGTAGAAATCAG GATTTGACACACCAATTACATGCAACTGCTTCTGAACTTCAAGCTGCAAGAAATAGTTGGCCATGGCTCAGTAAAACTTTATCTAGTATAAAGGAAGCAGCAAACAAGCGAGATGTTATAGGTCCTTCGTCATTAAGAGATTTAAGACGTGAAAGTACTCCAGGAGATGACGTACATCATCATATAATAAGTTCACGTAGCCGTGATAGTCGTGATAGTCTTAAGGAAATGGTTTAA